The Leptidea sinapis chromosome Z, ilLepSina1.1, whole genome shotgun sequence genomic sequence tatcatatatagTACCTATAAATAGGATATATACATAGactaatagtaattataattgttaaaaatattttagttgaaCGAAATACTTATTGAAATGTTCTAATAGTTCTAACCTTATAGTTAGGACTAGGGCGTCAGGAACACTATAGGTGCCCTACCCGTAGATAGGGGCCGCCAGATACCGTACAGATAAGTTACGGGGTAGGTGTTGGGGGGGTTATCCcacttttttacacgctttatattagcttcacttgtatgtttgtatatttgtatgtttgtacccaatttctttgggcgcgattttgacccactttaaagggctatatttcgttcaaactttgtagatttatcgaggaccgatgacattacactagtttgataaaattgttcaatttttcaatttgcaaaatatgatttttgttaatatatataattttttaataaataaatcactaataagcgccatctagtaatttaatgtaaaattcaaaggaaacgcgcgacaagtcaagacagttccacaaaattaaagtaactaattcgtttagaagcgaatagatggcggtgaatttatatttccattataaattattaatgtgtgatttaactgagctaattattataagagctagttcggggatctctagctgaattaagtgatcattcaatataactaaaatatttatattcgcaaatattaaaatcccttcattcaatctaaaaaaaataactaaaaaatgaaaaataaataatagtttaaaaaaaaactaaagaacacgaggtgctttttaagatattattaaaataataattcttctacatcccacgcttttttttataattaaatatataatatttttttacactattttcaatttaaatttatttccaatttttagttgaattttatataaagcatgttctttagttttttttaaagtattatttattctgGTAACGCGACTGCACACCCGCGTACACACCTCGCGTAGGGTAAAGTGTAGCTTATCAGGGCGTTCAAATATGAATAAAGTTAGATAACTTGGACAGTGTTTAAACGCGTTTATTATAACTCAAATACTGTGAATGTTTCAATGTCTTTACTTTGAAGATTGCAATACGCTAtcgaattttattttagttggcGTATAAATCATTATggataaaatttaagtaatatttttatatttgacgacccatatagccgaatgataagtgaccctgactactaagatagaggtcccgggttcgaatcccggtaggttaattcagttatatgatgaatatggatttttgtttccgagtcatggatgtttatatgtatttatgtatgtttaagtaagtatattgtattaaatatatcgttgtcttctcTCACTtgcccatagcacaggctatgcctagtttggggcaagataatttgtgtaaaagtgtgtcaatattttattactatattatatttaaatagttatcataatgaaagttttaattttatgtagttgtagtattgtagatatagttataagaaatgttttgtttgaataataaatttactttacatagtaaaaaaaaagttagttaTCTCCAGGTGACACCTTTTTACTATAAACATAAAGTGAACAATATAGCATATGAATATTCTTCACGgaacttattgttataaaatccATTTTTTATAATACTGCCACGGTCAGACCGTTTGTTCCACATAACGTCCGAAACGGCTggatggattttaatgggataGGTCGCTGATACATAATGTTTTATATAGTAACTGACAAATGACTTTTGATGAATTATCTTCAGCAGTCTAAACAAAATAGGAACCAAGTGCAATCCGATGTGGAATAATAAATAGATGATTTTCGATATAAATCTAAagtagtaaaaattattaatataaatctctcaaaacttaataattttataatgtattattaaatcataaaagtATTTAACAAAGGAGGAACTTTCCTAAAATAAAGTTGTATCTTCTGGCAGGAtacacattattttaaatttttactaaattatttattcgtttttttattttgcacctaagtaatattttttcatcaaggATTTCTTCATAAACTTTCAAAAATAAGCTCAAACGGATCTGTCTATCAATCTCTTATAGTTCAACAATTGTCACACTAGAAATGTACATGTTGCTGCAGCAATAATGTTTACTTATAGTTAATtctaaattacattattaattgaaaaaaaatcacttCATTACCTTTTGCCAGGTGATTTAACACATCTATTTTCAATCTTTTAATTTCCATATTTAACGTGTTGAGATATCTTCcgtctcttttttttttgaggacgagacgagcacgacggtCAACTGATGgaaatttatacgccctgcccattacaatacagtgccactcaggaatcttgagaaacctaaaattctgagtggcactacagtttcgctcgtcaccttgagacataagatatcaagtcacatttgcccagtaatttcactagctacggcacccttcagaccgaaacacaataattattgaacattactgctttacggcagaaacaggcaccgttgtggttcataatctagccggcatcctgtgcaaaggagaggCCACTGGTATCTGATgtgaatttataattattctcGTGACGTTTTGACAGAGAACGCGCCTGGGTTGATCAAAATACTTTGTTTACACAAACGATTGGGATGGAAATGCCTCTCGCTGGCTCAAGTTTCTAGACGAGAGAAGAAGCTACCTCATAGCCAGAACAAGCCAAAAACAATtactgttaaaataaaactttctcTCTCTCTAGACACTGGTCTACTGTTTCAGGTTTATGGTGAGTATTTTGATACAGCCTCAGGTTCTAACAGACAACCGAACATACGAATAGCGTAGTCTCAGTAATAGTGTGCTGTTTTGATGGAGCTAACATATTTTCGAAGTTAAAAAAGCAGTTTGAAAACCTTATCAACGCGGTCCACTTTACTTTGAGTTCGTATTTCATAATACGTTcgaataagtaatattaaagcAAGAGTAGTTAATGTAGTCTCATTCAGACACAGATAAGAAGATATTGACAATAAAACACTTATGGTTTCTTTGATTAGGAGTTTGGAGATTAAACAATGGGTTTTAATAAGACTATCCGCAAAGAGCGCAGTGGGATCTAGAGGTCGTAGTTTACTATAGATACGGAGTGATAAAGGGGCCGTTCACACTGGCATGGCAGAGGAAGTGATAGCCGTATGCACTATCCAGTACAGCACTGATATCCAGTGGAGCTCAACGCACATCATGAACGGAAAACTTGTGTTGATTCTCGCAGTAATCGTCTGTTCTCTATGTAAGTGAATACGATGTTATGTTGGCACCATCTCCATTTATTGttacctacatttatttatttaaaaaaggaacTATTATTATTCGTGTcttgttttctttttgttttatacGCGAATTTATTTGCAATgctttgatttttattattatttactgacAAGGCAGTGTCATTTATGatttcttcttatttttattttaaaataaaattgaacgtcttttctaatataaaataacaccaaccaataaatgaatataaagtACCACAAGGTAAGTACTTAACAAAAAACCAATTTAATTTagactgttttatattttttcatatgtCTGTCAATTTATTCCGGCTAATttcgaaacggctcgaccgatttaaAAGCAAATTTTACTAACATACAGGGTACAGAACTTTATAAAGCGCGCATTTACAAAATCCTCAACCTCAAAGACCAGTCGGGTTAAATCGTCGCTTGACGTCCCTTTTTTCAAGCATACGTTTTCTATCCCTGTTCCTGTAGCAAATTCACAAATAGAGGTGccatatcaaaatatataacatttacaacaatcaattattttaaagGGTGTCTAATCATCCAAAACAGGACTTTGAAACCGTCATTCAAACGGAAACGTGCACGATAAAGTTTCCTTTAGTACATTTGGCTGATTtagcaaaataatatgtatgataCGCGTAATGTTTCATACAAATGAAtacatatacaaaattaaattgttaattacGAAACCTATGGAACTCCAATCATtacaatctaatttataaaattctagTGTCCCGGTGTactttgttaccaaactcctccaaaacggctgaaccgatatGTATGAAATTTTCTGTGGATATGGGGTAAGTCTGAGGATCGGCCaaatttttcatacccctaaattaTAAGGGTGATGCacccttaaatatattttatttatttttattttattatgatttagcattgaaaaatacatacaacttaaaattatcACCCGTCTGCGATCTctttttgtatcgcgatataTTCTTCGCGCGTTACTTTATTCTGTCCACAATTCCGCTTTAAGGGTTATaaaatggcaatcgaatacaataactctattacggtaaattttatgtacaatatatttggtagggctgagaatcggtcgtcatctattttttataccccaaaaattttaattactgattttttttattactttatatggcaatacaacgtttgctgggccagctagtaACTATATGTAAGGATTTCGAAATGTATATTTCCATGTCAAGTTTTCAATGTCATGTCAATTGGCACTACAGTTTCGCTCGTCAATACAAAATACAAGTAGATTactataataactaaaaaatttcaGACCTAAAAAAACCTGGAAGAATGTGGTTTTCACGGCTTTTATATTCGATcgtttttttgaaattattttaatccaGACCCAGATTTCatgtcatctgtcaatcgaACCTTAATGtgtattataatatgtgtatCTTAATTTTAGAATCCATAAACGTTTATCGGTCACTTTCATACAAATACCAATTTCGaagtcaaaaaaagtgtgtgctggctatctttacgcgcgatgaagttaaactaaataacagatatttaaatatatgatatattatataatataaattatatatatcgcAAACTTTGACGATATAACCTCATCATATGAGCAGCGTTGGCATTTCACATAACCCGAATAAAACTTTGACAAGtgtgattttatatattttactaggtcacccagcaaacgttgtattgctgatattaaaatcgcgatacaaaagtaactgttggtcgtagatgggtgaaaatttgaagttgtatgtatttttaatgctgactcataatcaaacaaatttgaaaaataatgtcaaaaaaattaaaaaaaaaatcgtgtgaaccatccttaacatttagggggatgaaaaatagatgtccgattctcagacctacccaatatgcactcaaaatttcggGAGTTCATTTTCACACTTTCAAAATGTTTGcacgtaaaataaaatatttcttttttatgaggacgttcagctgatgtaattgatacgccttgcccatttcaatgcagtgccgctcaggattcttgaaaacaccataaattctgagcggcactacaattgcgctcgtcaccttgagacataagatgttaagtctcattctaGCTaaaatggagcctcccactggtaaattaagaATAAGAAAATGAAGGTTAGATGTCAAGATGACGTTGTTAATATCGGGATAAACCTAATGGGGGTTTTTCTTGTAATCAAGTGTATTGaacaatgttttaaattcttcttttattatatatttttttggtttgagctgatagtCTTGTTACGAGTATTAAtgcttgaaataaataaaactaactaactGAAGAATATCgcaaaaaaacagtattttttaactattattaaaatgatttatttaatacaaaagtagttattaaaaacaaatacacatggacattttcaaaaaatattactgagaaATTGTAAACATTAATCTTAAAACCTTTGAAACTTTTACCGTTAAaaaatttttcctttcatttttccGACGGAAGTTACCGTCATGTCGCGCCTAATGAAttttacttcaaattttcatcctgCTAGGTggaatttaaaatatgaatcaCAAAAACGGTCAATAAATGAGTTATAGAAAGGTTATTTCATTCCAGTTGAAAACGAATGAAAATTTCATAGTcgatcaaattaaaatttaaaaactattccAGGGTTCACGGAATGCTGTGAGCCCGACCAGGCTCAATATGGATGCAAGTTCAGTGGAACCACATGCACATGTGGAAACGGATGCAAAACAGAGTACATCTATAGAACAAGACGGGCGTGCCTTAACGCTTTGAGAGGTATTTATAACATTACTTTcctataataattaacaattaatatgttatgtttttaaagtaataagataaccctcacttctaggattaatacacaaataaaattagaaaaacaaaattttacgaacgatgcgggcctcgaacccacgacctccaagccacaacctgagagttgaacaaagcaaacagaattttgtaacgaggcggtactcgaacggttggctcagttggttagagcaccggcacggaacgccggaggtcgtgggttcgagtcccgcatcgatcatacaatattgtttttaaattttatttgtgaattaacAATTATTCATCTCTATAAAAATCATCAGATACGTATAGgttcatatattatttattatctttactTACACTGAActgaaacacacacacacataaactGAAAATGACACTCTCTTGGAAGTATTTATAATCATACGCAAAcgtatacacacacaaacatattttatatttagtctcaataatatagacaataaaatgcaattatataattagttaagAGTGGGGTTGCCATGAGACTCATAGCACCTAGTTTGAGCTCCTGTCCTCTAACTGTAGTTTAACATTTTTAGAATAAGTATTGCTGTAGGTACTATTGTAACTATACTACATATTGGGAGAAACATATgaaatgatttgaaatatatacgtATTTGAtctctattaaaaaaataacttgggTAGTTTATTGCGCCTGCCTCCTCTATCAGAAAGCTAATAATTTGATTTCCGAATCgaaattattaatcaaattcaaaagtAATTCCTTGGATTACTATTTAGAGA encodes the following:
- the LOC126978413 gene encoding cubilin-like; amino-acid sequence: MNGKLVLILAVIVCSLWFTECCEPDQAQYGCKFSGTTCTCGNGCKTEYIYRTRRACLNALREKNSNVCFRMPCVRGTCIQTAQDSGYTCKCEGTGYYGQRCEKACPTIQMRGLLFPHECVVI